In one window of Verrucomicrobiota bacterium DNA:
- the recA gene encoding recombinase RecA: MAAKNNDVAAVDPASAARKKNLDLALQQIAKDYGEGAIMRLGDERVAAVEVIPTGNILIDHALGVGGFPRGRVVEIFGPESSGKTTLTLTVIAQAQKRGGLAGFIDVEHALDPQYARRLGVSLDDLLVSQPSSGEEALRICETLIRSNALDVVVIDSVAALVTKAELEGEIGDATVGSQARLMSAALRKLTALIAKARTCCIFTNQIREKIGVMFGNPETTPGGKALKFYSSVRVDIRRINAIKLTDGTVAGNRTRVKVVKNKVAPPFREAEFDIMYNEGISNIGALLDLALEKNILEKRGSWISYKGQQLAQGRDAAKEALRADQGLYEEIEATVKATLEEEAAKRR, translated from the coding sequence ATGGCAGCTAAAAACAATGATGTTGCGGCCGTTGATCCCGCATCGGCGGCGCGTAAGAAGAATCTTGACCTCGCTCTCCAGCAGATTGCCAAAGACTACGGCGAAGGCGCGATCATGCGCCTTGGCGATGAACGGGTGGCTGCCGTCGAGGTGATCCCTACCGGAAACATCCTGATCGACCACGCCCTGGGCGTCGGCGGGTTTCCCCGAGGCCGGGTTGTTGAGATTTTCGGACCTGAATCGTCCGGTAAAACGACGCTGACGCTGACGGTCATCGCGCAGGCGCAGAAGCGCGGCGGGCTGGCCGGCTTTATCGACGTCGAGCACGCGCTTGATCCCCAGTACGCCCGCCGTCTGGGCGTTAGCCTGGATGACCTGCTGGTTTCACAGCCGAGCTCGGGCGAAGAAGCCTTGCGCATTTGCGAGACGCTGATCCGGTCCAACGCGCTCGACGTCGTCGTGATCGACTCAGTCGCGGCGCTCGTCACCAAGGCGGAACTCGAAGGCGAAATCGGCGATGCGACCGTAGGGTCGCAGGCCCGGCTGATGAGTGCCGCGTTGCGCAAACTGACCGCCCTCATCGCCAAGGCGCGCACCTGCTGCATTTTTACCAACCAGATCCGGGAAAAGATCGGCGTTATGTTCGGCAACCCGGAGACGACCCCGGGCGGCAAGGCGCTGAAATTTTACTCCAGCGTTCGCGTCGACATCCGCCGGATTAACGCGATCAAGCTGACTGACGGCACAGTAGCCGGCAATCGGACCAGGGTGAAAGTGGTCAAGAACAAGGTGGCGCCCCCCTTTCGGGAAGCTGAGTTCGACATCATGTACAACGAGGGCATCTCCAACATCGGCGCCCTGCTTGACCTAGCCCTCGAGAAAAATATTCTCGAGAAACGCGGCTCCTGGATCTCCTACAAAGGGCAGCAACTGGCCCAGGGCCGCGATGCGGCCAAGGAGGCGTTGCGGGCTGACCAGGGCCTCTATGAGGAGATCGAGGCCACGGTGAAAGCCACCCTCGAAGAGGAAGCGGCCAAGCGGCGATAA
- a CDS encoding Hsp20/alpha crystallin family protein translates to MSMVSQPDREAPQGQQNEQARYYATPLVNIRSTGDGYELVAEMPGVNKEGVEITVENGQLALVGHRRPAEVSGRRIYRERREHDFRRVYELDPSLDASRVSARIDQGILTVKLPKAEAVKPRRINVE, encoded by the coding sequence ATGAGCATGGTTTCACAACCCGATCGCGAGGCCCCGCAGGGCCAGCAAAATGAGCAGGCTCGTTATTATGCTACTCCCCTTGTGAACATCCGTTCGACGGGAGACGGCTATGAGTTAGTGGCTGAAATGCCGGGAGTAAACAAAGAGGGCGTTGAGATCACCGTCGAAAACGGCCAATTGGCCTTGGTGGGCCATCGTCGCCCGGCCGAGGTGAGCGGCCGGCGAATTTACCGCGAACGTCGCGAGCACGATTTCCGGCGGGTTTACGAACTTGATCCGTCGCTCGACGCGAGCCGCGTCAGCGCCAGGATCGATCAAGGCATCCTGACCGTGAAACTGCCCAAAGCCGAGGCGGTGAAACCGCGGCGGATCAACGTCGAATAA
- a CDS encoding Hsp20/alpha crystallin family protein yields the protein MQIVRRFNPMNIVRYQRNPHSELPSAFNRLSNLREEMDRLFDTSFGPFFGSTASFSGWAPALDVYEDKDQFTVLVDLPGFKKDEVEISLHQGALTISGERKQESQGKEEGLRSERYFGRFQRTVTLPAEVNAERVRASLQDGILKIELAKAEEAKPKQIEVSVS from the coding sequence ATGCAAATCGTTAGGAGGTTCAATCCTATGAATATCGTCCGTTATCAACGGAATCCACATTCTGAGCTTCCCTCTGCTTTCAATCGTCTCTCGAATCTGCGTGAGGAGATGGACCGCCTGTTTGACACCTCGTTCGGTCCCTTCTTCGGAAGTACCGCTTCATTCAGCGGCTGGGCACCGGCGCTGGATGTGTACGAGGACAAGGATCAATTTACAGTGCTGGTTGACCTGCCCGGGTTCAAAAAAGATGAGGTCGAAATCTCCCTCCATCAAGGGGCTTTGACCATCTCGGGCGAGCGTAAACAGGAATCGCAAGGTAAAGAAGAAGGGCTGCGTTCCGAACGCTACTTCGGCCGGTTCCAGCGCACGGTAACCCTCCCGGCGGAAGTCAACGCCGAGCGGGTTCGCGCCAGTCTCCAGGACGGCATCCTGAAGATCGAGTTGGCGAAAGCTGAAGAGGCGAAGCCGAAACAGATCGAAGTTTCCGTTAGCTGA
- a CDS encoding GNAT family acetyltransferase, translating into MHFTAMEPRGVIVRRYRPEDRATLRALCCDTGFLGDPIDPVFEDRELFADFLTEYYLNHEPESAFVVTVDGQTKGYLLGSRFPLKHQAFSFFHTIRLVAKLACRYWRYQPESRRFVHWIILNAWREVPAAPRSIGHFHLNILPGARSIEICRQLLETYLAFLYESGVKQVHAQIVTFDSRRGFKLFKRYGFKVLNRSEITKYKRFTDRTVYLCTVVKELEKQEDRLLYQVK; encoded by the coding sequence ATGCACTTTACGGCTATGGAACCTCGCGGCGTGATCGTCCGCCGGTACCGGCCGGAAGATCGAGCAACGCTGCGCGCGCTGTGCTGCGACACCGGCTTCCTTGGTGACCCAATTGATCCAGTTTTCGAAGATCGCGAACTTTTTGCCGACTTCCTCACCGAATATTACCTGAACCACGAACCCGAGTCGGCTTTCGTCGTTACGGTCGACGGTCAAACCAAGGGTTACTTGCTCGGTTCACGGTTTCCCCTGAAACATCAGGCGTTCAGTTTCTTCCATACCATACGCCTCGTGGCCAAACTCGCCTGCCGCTATTGGCGGTACCAGCCTGAATCGCGGCGTTTTGTGCATTGGATCATCCTGAACGCCTGGCGGGAAGTCCCGGCCGCACCCCGGTCGATCGGGCATTTCCACCTCAATATCCTGCCGGGAGCGCGCAGTATCGAGATCTGCCGGCAACTGCTCGAAACTTATCTGGCGTTTCTTTACGAATCCGGCGTGAAGCAGGTGCACGCCCAAATCGTTACCTTCGATAGCCGGCGCGGCTTCAAACTTTTCAAGCGTTACGGTTTCAAAGTGTTGAACCGGTCGGAAATCACGAAATACAAGCGGTTCACAGACCGGACAGTATACCTCTGCACCGTCGTCAAAGAATTGGAAAAGCAGGAAGACCGGCTGTTGTACCAGGTAAAATGA
- a CDS encoding glycosyltransferase, translated as MKVCDLTQFYSPLSGGVKRYLEEKRKYAEAAGHEHILIIPGPKTETIATPQARTYSIAAPLVSKTSRYRVLLNLNAVETILEAERPDVIESSDPYQVAWKAIASGDALRIPVVGFYHSHFPEAYLRTTLKYFGQTAGDIMMDVVKHYVRSLYNHFTHTFVSSLGLAQVLREWGVENAVLCELGVDTNTFRAGHDRCETRHTLQMDPKRRLLLYVGRLAPEKNVKTLFAAFSLLEDQLAPGRFALLVVGDGPQREHLVELQKRTNAVTWINYCSDQAQLARYYRAADLFVHPGVQETFGLVALESQACGTPVVGIRGSYMDRIIFADQSHWSAENSPGSLAAAILAISETDLAKAGLQASKRVTARYSWNSVFRTMFDIYQQIRI; from the coding sequence ATGAAGGTCTGCGATCTGACGCAGTTTTATTCGCCACTCAGCGGCGGGGTGAAGCGTTACCTGGAGGAAAAGCGTAAATACGCCGAGGCCGCCGGCCACGAGCACATCCTGATCATCCCGGGCCCGAAAACGGAGACCATCGCGACGCCCCAGGCGCGTACTTACTCCATCGCCGCCCCGCTCGTCTCCAAGACCTCCCGTTACCGTGTGCTGCTGAACCTCAACGCGGTGGAAACCATCCTTGAGGCCGAACGCCCGGATGTGATCGAGTCAAGTGACCCTTACCAGGTCGCCTGGAAAGCCATCGCGTCCGGGGACGCCCTTCGAATTCCGGTCGTCGGGTTTTACCATTCCCATTTTCCCGAGGCTTACCTGCGCACCACGTTGAAATACTTCGGCCAGACCGCCGGCGACATCATGATGGACGTGGTGAAGCATTACGTCCGGTCGCTTTACAATCATTTTACCCATACGTTCGTGTCCTCCCTCGGGCTCGCCCAGGTGCTCCGGGAATGGGGCGTGGAAAATGCCGTGCTCTGCGAACTCGGCGTGGACACGAACACCTTTCGAGCCGGTCACGACCGTTGTGAAACCCGGCACACGCTGCAAATGGACCCGAAGCGCCGGCTGCTGCTCTACGTCGGCCGGCTCGCCCCGGAAAAAAACGTTAAGACTTTGTTTGCCGCGTTCAGCTTGCTTGAAGACCAGCTTGCTCCCGGCAGATTTGCCTTGCTGGTGGTCGGTGACGGCCCGCAGCGTGAACACCTGGTCGAACTTCAGAAACGCACAAACGCCGTTACCTGGATCAATTATTGCTCCGATCAGGCGCAGCTTGCCCGCTATTACCGCGCGGCAGACCTTTTCGTCCATCCGGGCGTGCAGGAAACCTTCGGGCTGGTCGCCCTTGAGAGCCAGGCCTGCGGCACCCCGGTCGTCGGAATCCGCGGCAGTTACATGGACCGTATAATCTTTGCCGACCAATCCCACTGGTCGGCCGAAAATTCACCGGGATCCCTGGCGGCCGCCATTCTCGCCATAAGCGAGACCGACCTGGCCAAAGCCGGTCTGCAAGCGAGCAAACGGGTCACCGCCCGCTATTCCTGGAACTCGGTTTTCCGCACCATGTTTGACATTTACCAGCAGATCAGGATTTAG
- the trxB gene encoding thioredoxin-disulfide reductase has product MEKVIIVGTGCAGLTAAIYTARANLNPLVLEGREPGGQLTTTTLVENFPGFPEGIDGPDLIINMHRQAERFGARFRFGEVEAFEPAAGYHRLKIDGEWIETHTVIIASGASARWLGLENESKFKGHGLTSCATCDGAFYRDVPVAVIGGGDTACEEAVFLTRFASKVYLIHRRDHLRASAILADRALSHPKIEPVWNTVATRYVGDAQGEMEAVDLLDLKTGERNRLAVKCVFVAIGHTPNTQPFRGKLDMDGNGYLLTRKGTQTNLPGVFAAGDVADPIYRQAVTAAGQGCAAAIDAEHYLVEIDSARLEEVGTSLPLY; this is encoded by the coding sequence ATGGAGAAAGTCATCATCGTCGGCACTGGGTGTGCAGGCCTCACCGCAGCCATTTACACGGCGCGGGCAAATTTGAATCCCCTTGTCCTGGAAGGGCGCGAGCCGGGCGGTCAGCTGACGACGACGACGCTCGTCGAGAATTTCCCCGGCTTTCCCGAAGGCATTGATGGCCCGGACCTGATCATCAACATGCACCGGCAAGCTGAGCGATTTGGTGCCCGTTTCCGTTTCGGCGAGGTGGAAGCCTTCGAGCCGGCGGCCGGTTACCATCGTCTGAAGATTGACGGCGAATGGATTGAGACCCATACCGTGATCATCGCCAGCGGCGCTTCGGCCCGGTGGCTCGGACTGGAGAATGAATCAAAGTTCAAGGGCCACGGCTTGACGTCATGCGCCACTTGTGACGGCGCGTTTTATCGGGACGTCCCCGTAGCGGTGATCGGCGGCGGCGATACCGCTTGCGAGGAAGCCGTTTTCCTGACCCGTTTCGCTTCCAAGGTTTACCTGATCCATCGGCGCGACCACCTTCGGGCTTCGGCCATCCTGGCTGACCGCGCGCTTTCGCACCCGAAAATCGAGCCCGTCTGGAACACGGTCGCTACCCGCTACGTCGGAGACGCCCAGGGCGAAATGGAAGCTGTGGATCTGCTTGACCTGAAAACCGGCGAACGCAACCGGTTGGCGGTGAAATGCGTTTTTGTCGCGATTGGCCACACGCCCAACACCCAGCCGTTTCGTGGTAAGCTGGACATGGACGGAAACGGTTACCTGCTGACGCGAAAAGGCACCCAGACCAACCTTCCGGGCGTGTTTGCCGCCGGCGACGTTGCCGACCCGATCTACCGCCAAGCCGTGACGGCGGCCGGACAGGGTTGCGCCGCCGCGATCGACGCCGAGCATTACCTGGTTGAGATCGACTCGGCCCGGCTTGAGGAGGTCGGCACTTCGCTGCCGCTCTATTAG
- a CDS encoding riboflavin synthase translates to MFTGIVEATGKVERLEETGVAGSFRLRLETRLAAALKIGDSLAVNGCCLTAAELRGETIRFDLLAETLRRTNLGALRPGSLVNLERPMAADGRFDGHLVQGHVDTAAEILAIEPASGDHRVEIALPAAFARYVVFKGSIAVNGISLTVAELLESSFVLWIIPHTWEVTNLRALKPRERVNLEFDLVAKYVERMMAESLKAGRV, encoded by the coding sequence ATGTTTACCGGGATTGTCGAAGCAACTGGCAAGGTGGAACGCCTGGAGGAAACGGGGGTGGCCGGGTCATTTCGGCTGCGATTGGAAACGCGTTTGGCGGCAGCGCTCAAGATCGGGGACAGTCTGGCGGTCAACGGTTGTTGTCTGACGGCCGCCGAATTGCGCGGAGAAACGATTCGTTTCGATTTGCTGGCCGAAACGCTGCGGCGGACCAATCTCGGGGCACTTCGTCCGGGCAGCCTCGTCAACCTCGAACGGCCCATGGCGGCCGACGGCCGTTTTGACGGCCACCTGGTGCAAGGGCACGTCGACACGGCGGCCGAGATTCTGGCGATTGAACCGGCCAGCGGCGATCACCGCGTCGAAATAGCCTTACCGGCTGCGTTCGCGCGTTACGTCGTCTTCAAAGGCTCGATCGCCGTAAACGGCATCAGCCTGACGGTGGCGGAACTTCTCGAGTCGAGTTTCGTCCTGTGGATTATCCCGCACACCTGGGAGGTAACCAACTTGCGCGCACTCAAGCCGCGAGAGCGTGTAAACCTGGAATTCGACCTTGTGGCCAAATACGTCGAGCGCATGATGGCGGAATCGCTGAAAGCCGGTCGAGTTTAG
- a CDS encoding peptide chain release factor-like protein: MLISDNTQLRRLEKLGFRPEEFDEIFARAGGPGGQNVNKVSTAVTLRHRGSGLAVTVQDSRSQYRNRQLALERLINLLERRREDERTAKRAAREKVRRQNSRRPAGLKREIHESKQRRAAVKRTRRRVALPDQP; encoded by the coding sequence ATGCTGATCAGCGATAACACCCAGCTCAGGCGGCTCGAAAAACTCGGTTTCAGGCCGGAGGAATTTGACGAGATCTTCGCGCGTGCCGGCGGACCAGGGGGACAGAATGTGAATAAGGTTTCGACTGCTGTCACCTTGCGTCACCGGGGTTCGGGCCTCGCCGTCACGGTGCAGGATTCGCGGTCCCAATACCGCAACCGCCAACTGGCCCTCGAACGCCTTATCAACCTGCTGGAACGGCGTCGCGAGGACGAGCGGACCGCGAAACGCGCCGCCCGCGAAAAGGTGCGCCGCCAGAACTCACGGCGGCCGGCCGGCTTGAAGCGGGAAATCCACGAATCCAAACAGCGGCGGGCAGCCGTGAAACGGACCCGCCGGCGGGTTGCGTTGCCCGACCAACCCTAA
- the sucC gene encoding ADP-forming succinate--CoA ligase subunit beta, producing the protein MNIHEYQAKQLFERFGIATPKGGPAEAPEQAEAVAVSLHTSNLVIKAQIHAGGRGKGTFLNGFRGGVHLCSSPAEVRAVAEKMLGQTLVTHQTGPAGKIVRKVLVAESVEIAHEHYLAILTDRATGAPVVVASTEGGVEIEKVAEEYPEKIIREPVHPLAGLQPYQALKIANELGFGGNQLKAASKLMNNLFKLFIALDCSLVEINPLVVTKKGEVLALDAKFNFDDNALFRHPEIVAMRDTEEEDAREVEASKYGLNYIGLDGNIACLVNGAGLAMATMDIIKYAGGEPANFLDVGGGASEEQVTEAFKILVSDKNVRAILVNIFGGIMRCDVIAQGIINAVKAVSLPVPLVVRLEGTNVERGKQLLAESKLPIQTASDLAEAARLAVSAAKAA; encoded by the coding sequence ATGAACATCCACGAATACCAAGCCAAACAGCTTTTTGAACGTTTTGGGATTGCAACCCCGAAGGGAGGCCCGGCCGAGGCCCCTGAACAAGCCGAAGCGGTCGCGGTGAGTCTGCACACCTCCAACCTGGTGATTAAGGCCCAGATTCATGCCGGCGGCCGCGGCAAAGGCACGTTCCTGAACGGGTTCAGAGGCGGTGTGCACCTCTGCTCGAGTCCGGCGGAAGTACGGGCGGTGGCCGAAAAGATGTTAGGCCAAACGCTGGTCACGCACCAGACCGGGCCGGCGGGTAAAATCGTCCGCAAAGTGTTGGTAGCCGAATCGGTCGAGATTGCGCATGAGCATTATCTGGCCATCCTGACGGATCGCGCGACGGGCGCCCCGGTCGTGGTGGCCAGCACCGAAGGTGGAGTCGAAATCGAAAAGGTAGCCGAAGAATACCCGGAAAAAATCATCCGGGAACCGGTACACCCGCTCGCCGGGCTGCAACCTTACCAGGCCCTGAAAATTGCGAACGAGCTAGGTTTTGGAGGAAACCAACTCAAGGCTGCGTCGAAGCTGATGAACAACCTTTTCAAACTTTTCATCGCCCTGGATTGCTCCCTGGTTGAGATCAACCCGCTCGTGGTTACCAAAAAGGGTGAGGTCCTCGCCCTGGACGCCAAATTTAACTTCGACGATAACGCGCTCTTCCGGCATCCGGAAATCGTCGCGATGCGGGACACCGAAGAGGAAGACGCGCGTGAAGTTGAAGCGTCCAAGTACGGCCTTAACTACATCGGGCTGGACGGAAACATCGCTTGTCTGGTGAACGGCGCGGGGTTGGCGATGGCCACGATGGACATCATCAAGTACGCCGGGGGTGAACCGGCCAATTTCCTCGATGTGGGCGGCGGCGCGAGCGAGGAGCAGGTGACGGAGGCTTTCAAAATCCTGGTTTCGGACAAAAACGTGCGGGCCATCCTGGTGAACATTTTCGGCGGGATCATGCGTTGCGACGTCATTGCCCAGGGCATCATCAACGCGGTAAAGGCCGTGAGCCTGCCGGTGCCGCTGGTGGTACGGCTGGAGGGCACCAACGTCGAGCGTGGCAAGCAGCTGCTGGCCGAATCGAAGCTGCCGATCCAAACCGCTTCGGACCTTGCTGAAGCCGCGCGCCTGGCCGTGTCCGCAGCAAAAGCCGCCTAG
- the sucD gene encoding succinate--CoA ligase subunit alpha has protein sequence MSILVNKQTRLLVQGITGSSGAFHARGCAEYGTNVVAGVTPGKGGQKFDDKVPVFDTVHEARRETGCNATMIFVPAPFAADAILEAADAGVELIVCITEGIPVNDMMRVKDVLKDKSNRLIGPNCPGIITPGECKIGIMPGYIHKPGTVGVISRSGTLTYEAVWQLTQRGYGQSTCIGIGGDPINGTSHLDAVKMFAADPGTEALILIGEIGGTAEEEAAAWIKDNYKKPVCGFIAGATAPPGRRMGHAGAIVAGGKGTAAGKIEALRAAGIAVAETPASIGETLIGVIKG, from the coding sequence ATGTCTATCCTGGTCAACAAACAGACTCGATTGCTCGTACAAGGGATTACCGGAAGTTCGGGCGCCTTCCATGCCCGTGGTTGCGCCGAGTACGGCACCAACGTCGTGGCCGGAGTCACGCCCGGCAAAGGCGGTCAGAAGTTTGACGATAAGGTACCGGTATTCGACACCGTCCATGAGGCCCGGCGGGAGACCGGTTGCAATGCGACGATGATCTTTGTGCCGGCGCCATTCGCCGCCGACGCCATTCTGGAGGCGGCGGATGCCGGTGTCGAACTGATCGTCTGCATCACCGAAGGCATCCCGGTGAATGACATGATGCGGGTCAAGGATGTTCTCAAAGACAAATCTAACCGGCTGATCGGTCCGAACTGTCCGGGCATCATCACCCCGGGTGAATGCAAGATCGGCATCATGCCCGGCTACATTCACAAGCCGGGTACGGTGGGCGTGATATCGCGCTCAGGCACATTGACGTACGAAGCCGTCTGGCAATTGACCCAGCGCGGTTATGGCCAGTCAACGTGCATCGGCATCGGCGGCGACCCGATCAACGGGACCTCGCACCTCGATGCGGTCAAAATGTTCGCCGCAGATCCCGGCACTGAGGCGTTGATCCTGATCGGCGAAATCGGCGGTACCGCGGAAGAGGAAGCAGCCGCCTGGATCAAGGATAATTACAAAAAGCCGGTGTGCGGGTTCATTGCGGGTGCGACCGCGCCGCCTGGACGGCGGATGGGGCATGCCGGAGCGATCGTGGCCGGCGGGAAGGGAACGGCCGCAGGCAAGATCGAAGCGTTACGAGCGGCTGGCATCGCCGTGGCCGAAACGCCGGCCTCGATCGGTGAAACCCTGATCGGCGTGATAAAAGGATAA
- a CDS encoding citrate synthase (catalyzes the formation of citrate from acetyl-CoA and oxaloacetate), with protein sequence MTALSKGLEGVIANETRIGDVRGQEGQLIYSGYDINELAGKVSFEEVVYLLWNNRLPNRAELRSLKEQLASERQLPEQVIAFIKGAPKAAAPIDVLRTAVSMLGLHDSAVATDNSPEANRHRAASLVAKSGVIIAYFHRARNGLELPPVRQDLNEAGHFLYLLDGNEPSKQKTKTLDVAFVLHAEHGMNASTFSARVTISTLTDIYSAVTAAIATLKGPLHGGANEGVIHMLQEIDTPDRVDAYIEKALVEKKKIMGIGHRVYKVLDPRAPHLRNMAVELSQELGEPKWIEMSERIAALMKEKKGLYANVDFYSATVYYSLGIPTDLFTPIFAISRMAGWTAHVLEQLADNRLYRPLSQYTGEPPGRTFVPIEER encoded by the coding sequence ATGACCGCGCTCAGCAAGGGACTTGAAGGCGTCATCGCCAATGAGACCCGGATCGGGGACGTCAGGGGACAGGAAGGCCAACTCATTTACTCCGGTTACGACATCAATGAACTGGCCGGAAAAGTCTCTTTCGAAGAGGTTGTTTACCTGCTGTGGAACAACCGGCTGCCGAACCGTGCTGAGCTCCGGTCGCTTAAAGAACAGCTTGCGTCTGAGCGGCAGCTTCCCGAGCAGGTCATTGCTTTCATCAAAGGAGCGCCGAAGGCTGCCGCGCCCATCGATGTATTGCGGACGGCGGTCTCGATGCTTGGTTTGCACGACTCGGCCGTGGCCACGGACAACAGCCCCGAGGCGAACCGGCATCGTGCGGCCAGCCTGGTGGCCAAGAGCGGGGTGATCATCGCCTACTTTCACCGGGCCCGGAACGGCCTGGAACTCCCCCCGGTACGCCAGGACCTGAACGAAGCCGGCCATTTCCTTTACCTTCTGGACGGTAACGAACCTTCGAAGCAGAAAACCAAAACCCTCGACGTGGCCTTTGTGCTGCACGCCGAGCACGGTATGAACGCTTCCACCTTCAGCGCGCGGGTGACCATTTCCACCCTGACCGACATCTATTCGGCCGTAACGGCGGCGATCGCGACGTTGAAAGGACCGCTCCACGGGGGGGCCAATGAAGGCGTCATCCATATGCTCCAGGAGATCGACACGCCGGACCGGGTGGACGCCTACATCGAGAAAGCGTTGGTTGAGAAAAAAAAGATCATGGGCATCGGCCATCGCGTTTACAAGGTGCTCGATCCCCGGGCGCCGCACCTGCGGAACATGGCGGTGGAACTCAGCCAGGAGCTGGGTGAACCGAAATGGATCGAGATGTCGGAACGGATTGCGGCCTTGATGAAGGAGAAAAAGGGGCTGTACGCAAACGTCGATTTCTATTCGGCGACCGTCTACTACTCCCTCGGCATCCCGACGGACTTGTTCACCCCGATTTTTGCCATCTCCCGCATGGCCGGTTGGACTGCCCACGTGTTGGAGCAATTGGCGGACAACCGTCTTTACCGGCCCCTGAGCCAATACACCGGTGAACCGCCCGGCCGCACGTTCGTGCCGATCGAGGAACGGTAG
- the glf gene encoding UDP-galactopyranose mutase, which produces MKPAFDLLITGAGFAGAVLAERFARVLGKSSLVIDRRTHVAGNAFDEYDRAGVLVHRYGPHYFRTNSERVRAYLSQFTEWRAVEYKILAFSDGRFWNFPINLNTFEQLLGRPSSTEEMDATLAKWRVPLARPPRNSEEVIVAQVGRELYEKFFKHYTRKQWRRDPSELDPGVCGRIPVRTNRDNRYLTERFQALPADGYTPLIQRMLDHPKIEVRLGTSLCDVIDKVSFKHLVYSGPVDEFFRHRFGPLPYRSLRFEPETLPVPFFQPAVQVNYPNDFEFTRIVETKHITGQVLPVTTIVREYPEDYGPGREPYYPIPTPEARAAYGRYAQLAAAQRNVSFIGRLATYRYCNMDQVVAMALTEFNRLSGIDSATIAA; this is translated from the coding sequence ATGAAGCCCGCATTTGATCTCCTGATAACCGGGGCAGGTTTTGCGGGGGCGGTGCTCGCCGAACGCTTTGCTCGAGTGCTTGGCAAGAGTTCTCTGGTTATCGATCGCCGGACTCATGTCGCCGGTAATGCATTCGACGAGTACGACCGTGCCGGCGTGCTGGTCCACCGGTACGGTCCCCATTATTTCCGCACGAACTCCGAGCGCGTCCGGGCCTACCTGAGCCAGTTCACCGAGTGGCGCGCCGTCGAATACAAGATCCTGGCCTTCAGCGACGGCCGGTTCTGGAATTTCCCCATCAACCTTAACACGTTCGAACAGCTCCTGGGACGCCCCTCATCCACCGAAGAAATGGACGCGACCCTCGCCAAATGGCGGGTCCCGCTGGCTCGACCACCCCGGAACTCCGAGGAGGTCATCGTCGCCCAGGTCGGGCGTGAGCTGTACGAGAAATTTTTCAAACACTACACGCGTAAACAATGGCGCCGCGACCCGTCCGAACTTGACCCCGGGGTGTGCGGCCGCATCCCGGTCCGGACCAACCGGGATAACCGGTATCTGACCGAAAGGTTCCAGGCGCTCCCGGCGGACGGTTACACCCCGCTGATACAGCGCATGCTTGACCACCCTAAAATTGAGGTGCGGTTAGGCACCAGCTTGTGCGACGTGATCGATAAGGTGTCGTTCAAGCACCTCGTCTACTCCGGACCGGTGGACGAGTTCTTTCGGCACCGGTTCGGGCCGTTGCCGTACCGGTCGCTGCGTTTCGAACCCGAGACCTTGCCGGTGCCGTTTTTCCAGCCGGCGGTGCAGGTTAACTATCCGAACGATTTCGAGTTCACCCGGATTGTGGAGACCAAACACATTACGGGCCAGGTCCTGCCGGTAACAACCATCGTCCGGGAGTACCCGGAAGATTACGGCCCGGGTAGAGAACCGTATTACCCGATCCCTACGCCCGAAGCCAGAGCCGCTTATGGCAGGTATGCGCAACTGGCTGCAGCCCAGCGCAACGTCAGCTTTATCGGCCGGCTGGCCACCTACCGTTATTGTAACATGGACCAGGTCGTGGCGATGGCCCTGACGGAGTTCAACCGGTTGAGCGGCATCGATTCAGCGACCATCGCGGCGTAG